One genomic region from Cryptosporangium minutisporangium encodes:
- a CDS encoding hydantoinase B/oxoprolinase family protein: MARILESATEPVTSVDVDPVTLDIIENALRNARYEMDEVLFRTALSPGIREQHDEFPLIGDPSGRMVVGQFGLSIPALLDRYDGTIGEGDVLLTSDPYSCDGAISHANDWLVVMPIYVDGRVVGWSSMFGHMSDVGGKTVSSMPTDAHTIYEEGVVIPPFKLYAGGVLNSDALRIILNQVRQPEWNRADLNGIVAACRTASRRIQELCSRFGVDTYLSALDALLDRNYQAMKTLLTTIFADGETIRFSDYICDDGVGYGPYELTLSLTRTGEKVLLDFTGSSPQSPGPINYYLNENLARMFFGIYLITVADPQILWNDGFYPLVDVHIPENTFWKPKHPAALNARNHGVGRIFDLFGGLLGQKNPDLLNAAGFSSSPHFMYSGHYVDGDRAGEWFQLYSIGFGGIPGRPIGDGPDGHSLWPSFVNIPCEYLESYYPLRIERWETVPDTGGAGLHRGGNGVDVAYRFLQPGTIAIHDDRWLTYPWGVNGGDPGSRGRKWIDRADGTREVLPSKIHDVAVGIGDVLHFVTWGGGGWGDPLERDPALVALEVRRGLVSPEGVARYGVVLDPSGAVDGPATDALRAGLRETRPAPAVFDMGPPLATILANCEAETGLPAPRPPAEAARVVTSE; encoded by the coding sequence ATGGCCCGGATCCTCGAGTCCGCCACCGAGCCGGTGACCTCCGTCGACGTCGACCCGGTCACGCTCGACATCATCGAGAACGCGCTGCGCAACGCCCGCTACGAGATGGACGAAGTGCTGTTCCGGACCGCGCTCTCACCGGGCATCCGCGAGCAGCACGACGAGTTCCCGCTGATCGGCGACCCGTCCGGGCGGATGGTCGTGGGCCAGTTCGGGCTCTCGATCCCGGCGCTGCTCGACCGGTACGACGGCACGATCGGCGAAGGCGACGTGCTGCTCACCTCCGACCCGTACTCCTGCGACGGCGCGATCAGCCACGCCAACGACTGGCTGGTCGTGATGCCGATCTACGTCGACGGGCGGGTCGTCGGCTGGTCCTCGATGTTCGGGCACATGTCCGACGTCGGGGGCAAGACCGTCAGCTCGATGCCGACCGACGCGCACACGATCTACGAAGAGGGCGTGGTCATCCCGCCCTTCAAACTCTACGCGGGCGGTGTGCTCAACTCCGACGCGCTGCGGATCATCCTCAACCAGGTCCGCCAGCCGGAGTGGAACCGGGCCGACCTCAACGGCATCGTCGCCGCGTGCCGGACGGCGTCCCGCCGGATCCAGGAGCTGTGCTCCCGGTTCGGCGTCGACACCTATCTCTCCGCCCTCGATGCGCTGCTGGACCGGAACTACCAGGCGATGAAGACGCTGCTCACGACGATCTTCGCGGACGGCGAGACGATCCGGTTCTCCGACTACATCTGCGACGACGGCGTCGGGTACGGGCCGTACGAGCTGACGCTGTCGCTGACCCGCACCGGGGAGAAGGTGCTGCTCGACTTCACCGGCAGTTCGCCGCAGTCGCCCGGGCCGATCAACTACTACCTGAACGAGAACCTGGCCCGGATGTTCTTCGGGATCTACCTGATCACGGTCGCCGACCCGCAGATCCTCTGGAACGACGGCTTCTACCCGCTGGTCGACGTCCACATCCCGGAGAACACGTTCTGGAAGCCGAAACACCCGGCGGCGCTGAACGCCCGCAACCACGGCGTCGGGCGGATCTTCGACCTGTTCGGCGGGCTGCTGGGGCAGAAGAACCCGGACCTGCTCAACGCCGCCGGGTTCTCCTCGTCCCCGCACTTCATGTACTCCGGGCACTACGTCGACGGCGACCGAGCCGGCGAGTGGTTCCAGCTGTACTCGATCGGCTTCGGCGGGATCCCCGGGCGGCCGATCGGCGACGGCCCGGACGGCCACTCGCTCTGGCCGTCGTTCGTCAACATCCCGTGCGAGTACCTGGAGTCGTACTACCCACTGCGGATCGAGCGCTGGGAGACCGTGCCGGATACCGGCGGGGCCGGGCTGCACCGCGGCGGCAACGGCGTCGACGTCGCGTACCGGTTCCTGCAGCCGGGGACGATCGCGATCCACGACGACCGGTGGCTGACCTACCCGTGGGGCGTCAACGGGGGTGACCCGGGCTCGCGCGGGCGCAAGTGGATCGACCGGGCGGACGGGACCCGGGAGGTCCTGCCGTCGAAGATCCACGACGTGGCCGTGGGGATCGGGGACGTGCTGCACTTCGTGACCTGGGGTGGCGGCGGCTGGGGTGACCCGCTGGAGCGGGATCCGGCGCTGGTGGCCCTGGAGGTACGGCGGGGCCTGGTGAGCCCGGAGGGGGTCGCCCGGTACGGCGTCGTCCTCGACCCGTCCGGCGCGGTCGACGGGCCGGCCACCGACGCGTTGCGGGCGGGCCTGCGGGAGACCCGGCCGGCGCCCGCGGTGTTCGACATGGGGCCGCCGCTCGCGACGATCCTGGCGAACTGCGAGGCCGAGACCGGTCTGCCCGCCCCGCGGCCCCCGGCCGAGGCGGCGCGCGTCGTCACGTCCGAGTAA
- a CDS encoding sugar isomerase, whose amino-acid sequence MDATAHEISSQPDVWERALTLADDAHAVVAAPGDRTLILGCGTSWFVAQSLAELREAAGFGETDALCASEYVPRRRYDRVVAITRSGTSTEVLDALRAVPSGTRRVAVTAVTGEAVDDLVDERLVLNFADETSVVQTRFPTTVLATARAAFGADLTHLVADGRAALAAPLPADPAAVDHLVFLGTGWTVGLAHEAALKAREAAQAWSESYPARDYRHGPVAVAGARSLVWSFGAVPESLDDVARSAGATPYRDTRDPLAQLVLAQRFAVALAAHRGLDPDRPRLLTRSVVLA is encoded by the coding sequence ATGGACGCCACCGCCCACGAGATCTCCAGCCAGCCCGACGTCTGGGAGCGCGCGCTGACGCTGGCCGACGACGCCCACGCGGTCGTCGCCGCGCCCGGCGACCGGACACTGATCCTGGGCTGCGGTACGTCCTGGTTCGTCGCGCAGAGCCTCGCCGAGCTGCGGGAAGCCGCCGGATTCGGGGAGACCGACGCGCTCTGCGCCTCGGAGTACGTGCCCCGCCGCCGTTACGACCGGGTCGTGGCGATCACCCGCTCGGGCACCTCCACCGAGGTGCTCGACGCGCTCCGCGCGGTGCCGTCCGGTACCCGCCGAGTGGCCGTCACCGCGGTCACCGGTGAGGCGGTCGACGACCTGGTCGACGAGCGGCTGGTGCTGAACTTCGCCGACGAGACCAGCGTCGTCCAGACGCGCTTCCCCACTACCGTGCTGGCCACCGCCCGCGCGGCGTTCGGCGCGGACCTGACCCACCTGGTCGCCGACGGACGCGCCGCGCTCGCCGCCCCGCTCCCGGCGGACCCCGCCGCCGTCGACCACCTGGTCTTCCTCGGCACCGGCTGGACCGTCGGCCTGGCGCACGAGGCCGCACTCAAGGCCCGTGAGGCGGCGCAGGCCTGGTCGGAGTCGTACCCGGCCCGCGACTACCGGCACGGTCCGGTCGCGGTCGCCGGTGCGCGGTCGCTGGTGTGGTCGTTCGGCGCCGTTCCGGAGAGCCTCGACGACGTCGCCCGCTCCGCCGGTGCGACGCCGTACCGGGACACCCGCGACCCGCTCGCCCAGTTGGTCCTCGCCCAGCGGTTCGCGGTGGCGCTCGCCGCGCACCGCGGGCTCGACCCCGACCGGCCGCGCCTGCTCACCCGGTCCGTCGTCCTCGCGTGA
- a CDS encoding CoA transferase → MTDRPLPLRDVRVVELGQLLAGPFCGQLLGDFGAEVIKVEDPTKGDPMRQWGREKPHGRSLWWPVVARNKKSVTCDLRTADGQRLVRELVGHADVLLENFRPGTLERWGLAPEQLWEINPRLVVTRVTGYGQTGPYAARAGFGSIGEAMGGIRYVTGSADQPPSRAGISLGDSLAAMHATLGTLVALHERGKSNKGQVVDAAIYESVLGLMESLLSEWQHAGYQRERTGPVLPNVAPSNVYPTRDGDSILIAANQDSVFGRLAAVMDRPELREHPHYATHGARGEYMDELDALIAEWTARYHTEDLLARLHEAGVPAGRIYRAKDMFEDPHFAARDAIVTVPDPALGPIAMQNVFPKLSASPGSVRRTGPALGEHNDEIYRGLLGLSGEELERLSRAGTI, encoded by the coding sequence ATGACCGATCGACCGCTCCCCCTCCGCGACGTCCGCGTGGTCGAGCTGGGCCAGCTCCTGGCCGGCCCGTTCTGCGGCCAGCTGCTCGGCGACTTCGGCGCCGAGGTCATCAAGGTCGAGGACCCGACGAAGGGCGACCCGATGCGGCAGTGGGGCCGGGAGAAGCCGCACGGCCGCTCGCTCTGGTGGCCGGTGGTCGCCCGGAACAAGAAGTCGGTCACCTGCGACCTGCGGACGGCCGACGGTCAGCGGCTCGTCCGCGAGCTGGTCGGCCACGCCGACGTCCTCCTGGAGAACTTCCGGCCGGGGACGCTGGAGCGCTGGGGCCTCGCGCCGGAACAGCTCTGGGAGATCAACCCGCGGCTGGTGGTCACCCGGGTCACCGGCTACGGCCAGACCGGGCCGTACGCCGCGCGGGCCGGGTTCGGCTCGATCGGCGAGGCGATGGGCGGCATCCGGTACGTCACCGGCTCCGCCGACCAACCGCCGTCCCGGGCCGGTATCTCGCTGGGCGACTCCCTCGCCGCGATGCACGCCACCCTCGGCACGCTGGTCGCGCTGCACGAACGCGGCAAATCGAACAAAGGCCAGGTCGTCGACGCGGCGATCTACGAGTCGGTGCTCGGGCTGATGGAGTCGCTGCTCTCCGAGTGGCAGCACGCCGGCTACCAGCGGGAACGAACGGGCCCGGTGTTGCCGAACGTCGCGCCGAGCAACGTCTACCCGACCCGGGACGGCGACAGCATCCTGATCGCGGCGAACCAGGACAGCGTCTTCGGCCGGCTCGCGGCCGTGATGGACCGTCCGGAGCTGCGCGAGCACCCGCACTACGCAACGCACGGCGCCCGCGGCGAGTACATGGACGAGCTGGACGCGCTCATCGCGGAGTGGACCGCCCGGTACCACACCGAGGACCTGCTGGCGCGGCTGCACGAGGCCGGTGTCCCGGCGGGGCGCATCTACCGGGCGAAGGACATGTTCGAGGATCCGCACTTCGCCGCCCGCGACGCGATCGTCACCGTGCCGGACCCCGCGCTGGGCCCGATCGCGATGCAGAACGTCTTTCCCAAGCTGTCCGCCTCACCGGGGTCGGTGCGCCGCACCGGTCCCGCGCTCGGCGAGCACAACGACGAGATCTACCGGGGCCTGCTGGGCCTGTCCGGCGAGGAACTCGAACGGCTCAGCAGAGCCGGAACCATCTGA
- a CDS encoding cytochrome P450 translates to MTAISERPREYDPIDISSQVFWSTTAPERERTFAILREQRPISWHPTPESGLADQPDDPGFWAVMQHADIVEVSRRNDVFVSGKGVMFGNVPEELLEMSQSFIAMDPPRHTIIRKLVSAAFTPRHVARIEDQIAANARVIVAELAELLAAGGDVDFVSHCASKLPMQTLAQMMGIPESDWDAVVTHANTLVSVADPVFLGDRDPVAVLLDALFALHQEALELAGRRRVEPRDDLMTSLVQAEVDGARLTDAEIAAFFVLLSVAGNDTTRQTTSHAMRALTVFPEQKEWLLADFDGRIGSAVEEFVRWATPVMTFRRTAVAPFTLHGQEIAAGDKVVMFYASGNWDTDVFDHPEQFNLARKPNPHVAFGGGGAHYCLGSNVAKVQLRCLFRELLHQLPTLRVGEPEYVVGAFIHAIRRMPCEF, encoded by the coding sequence ATGACCGCGATCAGCGAGCGCCCCCGCGAGTACGACCCCATCGACATCAGCTCGCAAGTATTCTGGTCGACCACCGCTCCCGAGCGTGAGCGCACGTTCGCGATCCTGCGGGAACAGCGGCCGATCTCCTGGCACCCCACCCCGGAGAGTGGGCTCGCCGACCAGCCCGACGACCCGGGATTCTGGGCAGTCATGCAGCACGCGGACATCGTCGAGGTGAGCCGGCGCAACGACGTGTTCGTCTCCGGCAAGGGCGTGATGTTCGGCAACGTGCCCGAAGAACTGCTCGAAATGTCCCAGTCGTTCATCGCGATGGACCCGCCGCGGCACACGATCATCCGCAAACTGGTGAGCGCCGCGTTCACCCCGCGGCACGTCGCCCGCATCGAGGACCAGATCGCGGCGAACGCCCGCGTGATCGTCGCCGAGCTCGCGGAGCTCTTAGCCGCCGGCGGGGACGTCGACTTCGTGTCGCACTGCGCGTCCAAGCTGCCGATGCAGACGCTCGCGCAGATGATGGGCATCCCGGAGTCCGATTGGGATGCCGTGGTGACCCACGCGAACACGCTGGTCTCCGTCGCCGACCCGGTGTTCCTCGGCGACCGTGACCCGGTGGCCGTGCTGCTGGACGCGCTGTTCGCGCTGCACCAGGAGGCGCTCGAGCTGGCCGGTCGGCGCCGGGTGGAACCCCGCGACGACCTGATGACGAGCCTGGTGCAGGCCGAAGTGGACGGCGCGCGGCTCACCGACGCCGAGATCGCGGCGTTCTTCGTCCTGCTGTCGGTGGCGGGGAACGACACCACCCGCCAGACGACCAGCCACGCGATGCGCGCGCTGACGGTCTTCCCGGAGCAGAAGGAGTGGCTGCTGGCGGACTTCGACGGCCGCATTGGCAGCGCGGTCGAGGAGTTCGTCCGGTGGGCCACCCCGGTCATGACGTTCCGCCGTACCGCCGTCGCCCCGTTCACCCTGCACGGTCAGGAGATCGCCGCCGGGGACAAGGTCGTGATGTTCTACGCGTCCGGCAACTGGGACACCGACGTGTTCGACCACCCGGAGCAGTTCAACCTGGCGCGCAAGCCCAACCCGCACGTGGCGTTCGGCGGTGGCGGTGCGCACTACTGCCTCGGCAGCAACGTTGCGAAGGTCCAGTTACGGTGCCTCTTCCGCGAACTGCTGCACCAGCTCCCGACGCTGCGCGTGGGTGAGCCCGAGTACGTCGTCGGTGCGTTCATCCACGCGATCCGCAGGATGCCCTGCGAGTTCTGA
- a CDS encoding DeoR/GlpR family DNA-binding transcription regulator, whose amino-acid sequence MQTELRESRGYRVPRSSLRRAERVSVVLQRLAADGSVDAGVLADEFAVSAATIRRDLQILEDQKLLSRTHGGAVAVDVAYELPVRYRAGQNRDAKALVARRAAALLPKGPLTLGLTGGTTTHLLARLLAERVDLTVVTNALNVASELALRPRLKLIMTGGVSRTQSYELVGPIADRTLEGLNIQVAVVGVDGISARGGLTTHDEIEAHTNACLIRRAERVIVVADGSKVGRVYLAGICPVTDVSVLVTDSTADPAGLDEIRRAGTEVVVATP is encoded by the coding sequence GTGCAGACTGAACTGCGCGAGTCGAGGGGGTACCGGGTGCCGCGGAGTTCCCTGCGCCGCGCCGAGCGGGTGTCGGTCGTCCTGCAGCGGCTGGCCGCCGACGGTTCGGTGGATGCGGGCGTGCTGGCCGACGAGTTCGCGGTTTCCGCGGCGACGATCCGCCGCGACCTGCAGATCCTGGAGGACCAGAAGCTGCTCTCCCGGACGCACGGCGGTGCGGTCGCAGTGGACGTGGCGTACGAGCTCCCGGTGCGGTACCGGGCCGGGCAGAACCGGGACGCGAAGGCGCTGGTCGCCCGGCGCGCGGCGGCGCTGCTGCCGAAAGGGCCGCTGACGCTCGGGCTGACCGGCGGCACGACGACGCACCTGCTGGCCCGGCTGCTGGCCGAGCGGGTGGACCTCACGGTCGTCACCAACGCGCTGAACGTCGCCTCCGAGCTCGCGCTGCGGCCGCGGCTGAAGCTGATCATGACCGGTGGTGTCTCCCGGACCCAGTCCTACGAGCTGGTCGGGCCGATCGCCGACCGGACGCTGGAGGGGCTGAACATCCAGGTCGCGGTCGTCGGGGTGGACGGCATCAGCGCCCGCGGTGGCCTGACCACCCACGACGAGATCGAGGCGCACACCAACGCGTGCCTGATCCGCCGCGCCGAGCGGGTGATCGTGGTGGCGGACGGCTCGAAGGTCGGGCGCGTGTACCTGGCCGGGATCTGCCCGGTCACCGACGTCTCGGTGCTGGTCACCGACTCGACGGCCGACCCGGCAGGGCTGGACGAGATCCGCCGGGCCGGCACCGAGGTGGTCGTCGCGACGCCGTGA
- a CDS encoding isochorismatase family protein → MSDLSKDYGDAGFGRPLDWGTSPAVLVIDMVRAYFQPGAELYLGSRSCLDSAARVVTTARRAGVPVLVTQVVYAADGADGGLFYRKVGALRHFAAGASGDLGDVMPEVAPQPGDVVITKQYASAFFGTSLAATLASRRIDTLVICGVSTSGCVRATAVDAISSGYVPIVVREAVGDRDPRPHEASLFDLAAKYAEVWSEADVVRRLRAGSAGTDGRDANRR, encoded by the coding sequence GTGAGCGATCTGTCGAAAGACTATGGCGACGCCGGGTTCGGGCGGCCGCTCGACTGGGGGACGTCGCCCGCGGTCCTCGTGATCGACATGGTGCGGGCGTACTTCCAGCCCGGCGCGGAGCTCTACCTGGGTTCCCGGTCGTGCCTGGACTCCGCCGCCCGCGTAGTGACCACCGCACGGCGGGCCGGGGTCCCGGTCCTCGTCACCCAGGTCGTCTACGCCGCCGACGGGGCCGACGGCGGGCTGTTCTACCGCAAGGTGGGCGCGCTCCGGCACTTCGCCGCCGGGGCGTCCGGGGACCTCGGTGACGTGATGCCGGAGGTGGCGCCGCAGCCCGGCGACGTGGTCATCACCAAGCAGTACGCCAGCGCGTTCTTCGGCACGTCGCTCGCGGCCACGCTCGCGTCCCGGCGGATCGACACGCTGGTGATCTGCGGCGTCAGCACCAGCGGGTGCGTGCGCGCGACCGCCGTCGACGCGATCTCGTCCGGTTACGTCCCGATCGTCGTGCGGGAGGCCGTCGGCGATCGGGATCCGCGTCCGCACGAGGCCAGCCTGTTCGACCTGGCCGCCAAGTACGCCGAAGTCTGGTCCGAAGCGGACGTCGTGCGGCGGCTGCGTGCCGGATCGGCCGGAACCGACGGGCGAGACGCTAATCGACGTTAA
- a CDS encoding GntR family transcriptional regulator yields MTAASDRAADELRFRILGGEFVPGERLGESELAATLGVSRTPVREALRKLAADGLVEITPNKGARVVEHPRADLDAIFAIRAHVEGLAARAAAAVASDDDVDRLEEIATALEKHSDAGRLDEVYQLNAEFHGLLNGLARSSVLTNTVSQLIHASVLFRTLHAFDEAARRRSCAHHHEIVAALRARDPDWAEAVMHAHLYSARASLLGPRHPAVEEAP; encoded by the coding sequence ATGACGGCAGCGAGCGATCGCGCGGCGGACGAGCTGCGCTTCCGGATCCTGGGCGGGGAGTTCGTCCCCGGCGAGCGGCTCGGCGAGTCCGAACTCGCCGCGACGCTCGGCGTGAGCCGCACGCCCGTCCGCGAAGCCCTGCGCAAACTCGCCGCCGACGGACTGGTGGAGATCACCCCGAACAAGGGCGCCCGCGTCGTCGAGCACCCGCGTGCCGACCTCGACGCGATCTTCGCGATCCGCGCGCACGTCGAGGGCCTGGCCGCGCGGGCGGCGGCCGCCGTCGCGTCCGACGACGACGTCGATCGGCTCGAGGAGATCGCCACCGCGCTGGAGAAGCACTCCGACGCCGGCCGGCTGGACGAGGTGTACCAGCTGAACGCGGAGTTCCACGGCCTGCTCAACGGCCTCGCCCGCAGCAGCGTGCTGACCAACACCGTCAGCCAGTTGATCCACGCGTCGGTGCTGTTCCGGACGCTGCACGCCTTCGACGAGGCCGCTCGCCGCCGCAGCTGCGCGCACCACCACGAGATCGTCGCCGCGCTGCGCGCCCGCGACCCGGACTGGGCCGAAGCCGTCATGCACGCGCATCTCTACTCCGCCCGCGCGTCCCTGCTCGGACCCCGCCACCCCGCCGTCGAGGAGGCACCATGA
- a CDS encoding maleylpyruvate isomerase N-terminal domain-containing protein has product MSTSDAEARTRIAALRASHDRLRAVAAPLTADQVRSPGYPSEWTIAQVLSHLGSGAEINELLFDAAVNGQEPPVQEDFQAIWAVWDAKTPDAQAADVLTADARLVEKVEALDADQRASLTFALWSGPSDVAGFVSSRLSEHAVHVWDVEVMLDPSATVLPDAVGIVLDVAQQLVRFAGKPGPAGRIHVTLTDPDREYALVLGEQVALEPWDGGESTGSLDLPAEAFLRLLYGRLDPAHSPSVTAQNVDLDALRAVFPGF; this is encoded by the coding sequence ATGAGCACTTCTGACGCCGAGGCCCGCACCCGCATCGCCGCACTCCGCGCCTCGCACGACCGGCTCCGCGCCGTCGCCGCCCCGCTCACCGCCGACCAGGTCCGCAGCCCCGGCTACCCGTCCGAGTGGACGATCGCCCAGGTGCTGTCCCACCTCGGGTCCGGCGCCGAGATCAACGAGCTGCTCTTCGACGCGGCCGTCAACGGTCAAGAGCCGCCGGTGCAGGAGGATTTCCAGGCGATCTGGGCGGTGTGGGACGCCAAGACCCCGGACGCGCAGGCGGCGGACGTGCTCACCGCGGACGCGCGTCTCGTCGAGAAGGTCGAGGCGCTCGACGCCGACCAGCGCGCGTCGCTCACGTTCGCGCTCTGGAGCGGGCCGAGCGACGTCGCCGGGTTCGTCTCCTCGCGGCTGTCCGAGCACGCCGTGCACGTCTGGGACGTCGAGGTGATGCTCGACCCCTCCGCCACCGTGCTGCCCGACGCCGTCGGCATCGTGCTCGACGTCGCTCAGCAGCTCGTCCGGTTCGCGGGCAAGCCCGGCCCGGCCGGGCGGATCCACGTCACGCTCACCGACCCGGACCGGGAGTACGCGCTGGTCCTGGGCGAGCAGGTCGCGCTGGAGCCGTGGGACGGCGGCGAGAGCACCGGCTCGCTCGACCTGCCGGCGGAGGCGTTCCTGCGGCTGCTCTACGGTCGCCTGGATCCCGCTCACAGTCCGTCGGTCACGGCCCAGAACGTGGACCTGGACGCCCTGCGCGCGGTCTTCCCGGGCTTCTGA
- a CDS encoding hydantoinase/oxoprolinase family protein has protein sequence MRYRLGVDVGGTFTDVLLIDEDSGESFRAKTPSTPHDQSVGVLTGIGKVCASAGTTVDAIGSVLHGTTVATNAILEGKGARVGLVTTAGFRQVLQIARSFVPGGLAGWIIWPKPEPLAALEHTVEAIERIGADGSVVTPLDEDDLRGKLRSLRAAGVEALAVALINAYVTARHEDRIAEIAAEELPGIPVSVSSRVLPELREYERTITTVANGYVQPQVARYLENMGQRLDRKLYILRSDGGLASAPAAAANPVSMLLSGPAGGVSGAVWAAAQAGYTDLLTFDMGGTSTDVALVQGGVPRIGRETKVGDLTVRSASVDVRTVGAGGGSIAHVPELTRALRVGPQSAGADPGPAAYGKGGAEPTVTDANVVLGYLPSELAGGEIALDRDAARAAVARIADGMGLGSVEKAAAGVVDIVNENMFGALRLVSVQQGYDPRDFALVAFGGAGPLHANALGVLTGAWPVIIPPSPGVLCAYGDATTGLRDEAARTYIRRFSELTDAEVHGLFTELAEQAVATLEAEGVPREAQTLTYQADLRYHGQGFEITVAVDLAAFDPAGNPGLSALGTAFDAEHQRLFSFLLDTNEHELVSARAAATGPRPHVRSTALAAGDPDPAGALRTTTTVYVGGSAGEAAVYDREKLLAGNVVPGPAIVTEMDSTTLVLPGHAATVHPSGCLLIRPVSEGV, from the coding sequence ATGCGCTATCGGTTAGGTGTCGACGTCGGTGGCACGTTCACCGACGTACTGCTCATCGACGAAGACAGCGGCGAGTCCTTCCGCGCCAAGACCCCGTCCACACCGCACGACCAGTCGGTCGGCGTCCTCACCGGGATCGGCAAGGTGTGCGCCTCCGCCGGGACCACCGTGGACGCCATCGGCTCGGTCCTGCACGGGACGACCGTCGCGACGAACGCGATCCTGGAGGGCAAGGGCGCGCGCGTCGGCCTGGTCACCACCGCGGGATTCCGGCAGGTGCTGCAGATCGCCCGCTCGTTCGTGCCCGGCGGCCTGGCCGGGTGGATCATCTGGCCGAAGCCCGAGCCACTGGCCGCGCTGGAGCACACGGTCGAGGCGATCGAGCGGATCGGCGCCGATGGGTCGGTCGTCACCCCGCTGGACGAGGACGACCTGCGCGGGAAGCTGCGGAGCCTGCGCGCCGCCGGTGTCGAGGCGCTGGCGGTCGCGCTGATCAACGCGTACGTGACCGCCCGCCACGAGGACCGCATCGCCGAGATCGCGGCCGAGGAGCTACCCGGGATCCCGGTGTCGGTCTCCTCCCGGGTGCTGCCCGAGCTGCGGGAGTACGAGCGGACGATCACGACGGTCGCCAACGGCTACGTGCAGCCGCAGGTGGCCCGCTACCTGGAGAACATGGGGCAGCGGCTGGACCGGAAGCTCTACATCCTGCGCAGCGACGGTGGCCTGGCGAGCGCGCCGGCGGCCGCCGCCAACCCGGTGTCGATGCTGCTCTCCGGCCCGGCGGGCGGCGTCAGCGGCGCGGTCTGGGCCGCTGCTCAGGCCGGGTACACCGACCTGCTGACGTTCGACATGGGCGGCACCTCGACCGACGTCGCGCTGGTGCAGGGCGGCGTGCCGCGGATCGGGCGGGAGACCAAGGTCGGTGACCTCACGGTCCGGTCGGCGTCCGTGGACGTCCGTACCGTCGGCGCCGGCGGTGGGTCGATCGCGCACGTCCCCGAGCTCACCCGCGCGCTGCGAGTCGGGCCGCAGTCGGCGGGCGCCGACCCCGGACCGGCCGCGTACGGCAAGGGCGGCGCGGAGCCCACGGTGACCGACGCGAACGTCGTCCTGGGGTACCTGCCGTCCGAGCTGGCCGGTGGCGAGATCGCGCTCGATCGGGACGCCGCCCGTGCTGCGGTGGCACGGATCGCGGACGGTATGGGGCTGGGCAGTGTCGAGAAGGCGGCGGCGGGCGTCGTCGACATCGTCAACGAGAACATGTTCGGGGCGCTGCGGCTGGTCTCCGTGCAGCAGGGCTACGACCCCCGTGACTTCGCGCTGGTCGCGTTCGGTGGGGCCGGGCCGCTGCACGCCAACGCGCTCGGCGTCCTGACCGGAGCCTGGCCGGTGATCATCCCGCCGTCGCCCGGCGTCCTCTGCGCCTACGGGGACGCGACCACCGGCCTGCGCGACGAGGCCGCCCGGACCTACATCCGGCGGTTCTCCGAACTGACCGACGCCGAGGTCCACGGGCTCTTCACCGAGCTCGCCGAGCAGGCGGTCGCCACCCTCGAGGCCGAGGGTGTCCCGCGGGAGGCCCAGACCCTCACCTACCAGGCCGACCTGCGCTACCACGGCCAAGGTTTCGAGATCACGGTCGCGGTCGACCTGGCGGCGTTCGACCCGGCGGGCAACCCCGGCCTCTCGGCGCTCGGCACCGCGTTCGACGCCGAGCACCAGCGATTGTTCTCGTTCCTGCTGGACACCAACGAACACGAGCTGGTGAGCGCCCGCGCGGCGGCCACCGGCCCGCGCCCGCACGTCCGCTCCACCGCACTGGCCGCAGGCGACCCCGACCCGGCCGGCGCCCTCCGCACCACGACCACCGTGTACGTCGGCGGCAGCGCAGGCGAGGCAGCCGTCTACGACCGGGAGAAGCTGCTCGCCGGCAACGTCGTTCCCGGCCCGGCGATCGTCACCGAGATGGACTCCACGACGCTCGTGCTGCCCGGCCACGCGGCGACCGTGCACCCCAGCGGTTGCCTGCTCATTCGTCCGGTATCGGAAGGAGTCTGA